CGGTAGTTTGAATTAACCTTATAAAAGAACTGTAAATTTAAACCCTCATCAATTCCGGTTAAAAGATGTTCAAGGCTTATGGAAAGCTGATTGATTTTTTCAGAATCGGTACAGTTGATGTCAAAACCTTCAAGCTTATAACCTTTGCCGAGGCTTCCATCCTCAAAGACCATAATTTCATTATCAAAATGCCAATAGGGCATCTTATCTTTTAAACTTAGACTCATTGATCCTCACTTGTTTTAAGGTTGAATGCTTCCCGTCCTCTCCTGCTGAAAATGCACCTGAACTGCTGAAATATTTAATGGCATGGACTAGAAAACCATCTGGTTTATTTCTTTTGGTAATAAATAGGATCGTTGCCATTATGGATGGAACCACAAAGACTAAATAAAACCCAATTGCTGTTTGGCCAAAAATTAAGTTCATGATTGCAGCAAAAAGAAGGACAAAAAGAAGATCGTGGACTTCTAGGCCCACGATCTTTAGTTTTGAATCTAATTTTCTATGCACGATAGATTGATTCAATTTCAATTTATTGTCCTGCTGCTGATTGAAACCAGCCGATAATATGTGGTGCCATAAAGCCAACGATACTACATACAATGACCATGATGATTCGCCCTTTTGCTGCGCCATCTCCAGTTAGTGCCAAGATAACGGCATAAACTAAACCAAGCACACTGACTAAAGGCAGAATAACGGTGATCAGCTTTGTTGTTAGCCCTTGCATTTTGGATTCAAATCCACCGCCAATTACTTGAGCGAATGCTGAATCTGGATAGAACGCCAATAACGTAATAAGCCCAACCATTAAACCAAGTGATAAAAGATTTGATTTATTAATCATGTTTTACTCCCAATAGTAATTTTTTAGTGTAAGGCCCAAGCGTCATAATGATGTCTCCATTAGTCTCAGTATTACTAATGCCTTCTCCTATAAGTTTGCGTTGATGGAACTTTCCATTTCTTTTGATGACGACTTCAACTCTAAAGTTGATTTGATCATCAGTAGAATTTAGAGGCCTTAGGTAGTATTGATTTTCTGGATGCATATCAATCTTAAGGCGATATTCACCATATTTTTCATCGTGAAAGGCCACTCCTGCCGGAAAGTATTTATTTGTTTGCTGATCTAGCCACCAGAGCTGCAAAGTTTCATTCTTCTGTTCATTATTTTTATTCATATTAATCTCCAAAAATTAATCTTATATTTTCACCACCCAAGTTCATTCCAAATATTTTTCTATGCTATACAAAGCTCCTGTTTTTGATCTGTCTTCATTAACTCCCTTAGATGTATAAGGGCAGATTCTTTTACTTTTAATACTCGTGCTGCTGTTGAGCAGATTGATTTTGCGATTTCGTACTCACAGAGGTTTTCCCAGAATGATAAATAAATAACCACGAGTTCCTCTGAGGGAAGTTGAGTTACTTTTTCTCTAACCAAGTCTTGTTCTTCCACACTGTATTTTCTAAAGGCGGAAGGGACAGAGTTCATCTTTTCTAGGTATTCCTTTTCTTGTCTCACGTCTGATAGCTTTTCTAATCTTCTTGGTTCCATTGTTATTTCTTTAACGTACACGGCAATCTCCTTATTTAATGAATGGATAGTGGTAGTGAAGCTTTGCTTTTTCTGCTTCAATTTCTTTAAGTCGTTCTGTGTTGACCGGCCGATTAAGAAAATCAATGAATCGCTTTGCTTTAGTTTTTAAAAATGATTTCTTGCGACCTTTTTTTCTTTTGAACTTTTCAATTTTGCTTTTTGATAAAACCATATTTCCCCCTGAGTTTCTCAGTTAGTTTCTGGTTTTATGTATTGCTGGTGTTGTGCCAACTTTAAGAAAAAGATTTTTTCTTAAGAAAATAGACACTTAGAGGATTAAAGATAATTATTGAGTGCAGAAAAATATCGCATAAAAATGTCGCGCGATATTTAAGTGTCGCAGTTGTGCGATATTAAATTTCAGGAAAAAACATTTTCATTGTGAAATCATGAAAATTAGAATCGTAATATTCTCTACAGGTACATTCGCTATGACATGATCTTTTTATTATTGGAGCGTCTATTTTACCCTCTGTCATTGCCATTTTAAGAGCACCATAGGCAGTGCTATATAGGTCAACTTTTTCATCAGATAGATTTATAAACGGATCATCTAAGATTATTTTATTAATGTGGTTTTTAATGTCCAATGCGCCGCCGCAATGTCTGAAAATTATCATCTGGTCAAAGCGACCCCTTAGAAAGTGTTCTTTGACATCATCTTTCCCAGTAAACCATCTTTCAGAATACGATTTCCCTGCCCATTTTGTAGGGTTTAGTTTTGAAACCCATACTTTTCCAGTATTCTTGCTTTTTAAAATTTTTAAATCAATATCAAATAGTACTGGGCCATAGTTGTTTATTCTTTTAGCTCTCTTATGAATATCTACGGAGTCAGTAAAGACATCGAACCAGACATCATATCTTTTGTCATCAGAGTCTGAATATTGTGAAGTTTGTATTCCATTGTCTCTCTCTAGAGTTCCTCTTGAGATCAACTGGGCACTTCGTAAAAATGAGCAGGAGGTCACCACTGAGTTAGCGTGATGTAATGAAGTAATTCCTTTCTCGCTTAATATGTCATATAGAGCTTTAGGTGAAATGTGCATTTATAACTCCCTGTACACCAGTTGTATTAAGGTTAAATTAAAAGAAGTATCCGTCCCAAAAATCTTGGTCACTAGGATCAAATGCGTCATCATACTCTTTTTCATACCAATCACAGAACTTTTCATCTTCTTCTAATTTACCTAGAGAAGCGAGTGATTCCTCTAATTCTCTATTGTCTTTCTTGCTTCCTGATTCCCAATCTTCTGTTAAGTACTTTCTTGAAATAGCATCATTTATTTCATCTTCTTCACCAAACTGTAGTTTTGGATGTGGATGATCGTAAAAGTTTCTAAGAAGCATTCTTTTAACAAGATTAGAAAATACCCCAAGGTTATGTTTTACATCTTTGACTTTTTCATCAAGAAGCTGTTGGTATGTTGCTACACCTGTTGCTTTCTTTGCTTCCTGAACATCTATTTTATCTTTTTTGCTTTCAAGCTCATTTATGTATTTGTCTTTTTTATCAATTTCATCCACCATTTCATTTATTTCGTCTTGAAGGCTCTCTTTTTCATTTGTGAGAGAATTAAACTTTTCAAAAGGAACGGTGTTTATATCTGGCTGCTTAATTTTAATTTTTTTGGCAGTTTCAATATATTTTTCTACAATACTTTTCCATCTGCCATCGCCAGTGGGGTTAATTGTACTTTTTTCTTTTATTGTTTTTCTAATATTGTATATGGAGTTATCATCTAAGATTTTCTCACAATGATTTTGAACATTAAGTGGACCTACTGATTGAAATGAAACAGGTTCAATTAAAATGGGAATAACATGACAATCAGCTAACCAAGATGCACCCATTTCATTTAAGCAAATTTCACTACATTTATAATTTTCTGAAATCATTAGAAAGGAAATTTCAGCAGGCTTAAGTGCATTTTTTATTTCTGTTACAAAATTATCGCCTGACAGGTTTCCAAGCCCCTGCATGGAAGAACAGTATATTTCATCATCGTTTATTCTAAGTCCTTTAACCAAAATATCATCAACAAAGAGTGATACAATTTTTTCATCTAATGACGAATGGCTGACGAAAAACCGCTTTTGAGTTTTTGACATAATTTACCTCTGAAATTGAATTGTGTGCTTTTCGTATTATCGGATAAATGGAGGGAAATATTAGTTATTTATGGTGTGGACTCGATTGGTCTAGTATTCTATTTTCATCTTTAGCTCTTAAGATGAACAACAATATCGAAATAAGGTAGATATTAATATTAAATTTATTAACCAGTAACCATCCTAGTTGTGCAATACCATAGCCTAGGTACATAGGGTGATTGAAAAAGCGGTACATTCCTTGTGTTTGTTTTTCGCCACGCTTTGCGGGGGAAACTCCTAGCTTCGTTCCTAAGTCAATAGTGGCCCAAGTGACGATCAGGAAACCTATTATTGTTAAAAGATCAGCTCCAAGCCTGTATATTCTTAACTCTAGTCCGTAAGGTGCTGATAAATAAATGAGAGGAAGACCACTAGAGATATAAGCAATCATTGACATCATTTTGGTAGATTTTATTTCTGCACTCTCTCTTTTCGCTAAAAAGTAGGAAGCGATCAAATCCCTAAATGAGAGGACTAGAAAAAATAATTCACCTGATTGTGTCCATCTTGTAATAGAAATAGAAGCAAAGCCAAACATTATAAGGCTTCCTATATATTTTTTGTAATCAGGTTTGATCGCTTCAGTTGTTTGCATATTAGATTCCAGGGTTTTGTCTTCCCTCTAAAATTCCTCTAATGTCTAGGTCAGGAAACTGCTGTCTTTGCAATTCTTCTAGCATGATTTCCTTTCCTTCGATTAATCTTATGTAGTGGATCATATTTTTGATTATTAATTCCTTTTTTTCTTCTTCAGTTAAAATTACTTGTGGCTCGTTTTCTTCTCTTATTTCTGCTTTGGAATTATATAGAAGATTCACTAGTACGGCCTCTTGTTCAGAAATTAATTCTGGTAAACTAGCAACATCATCGGCATAGCTTTTAATAGTTTGTGCTGATGCACTAATCGCAAGCATAATTGCAATGGCTTTCAAAGTCGTTTTCATTTGGTCACTCCCTCTTTGGATAGAAAATTGATTATTGTTTGAATTGTTTCGTTTGGACATTCGTAATGTGCAAAATGTCCTGCACTTTTTATAATTTCAAGGTCAAATCCTCCCGTTTCGGCTTCATGTTTTGCAGAATGTGGTGGTAGCACTTGATCAAGTTCACCAGTGATAAAAAGTTTTGGAATATTTAATGCTTTTAAAGATTCTAGGCAATGTTCTTTTGTGGAGCTTTCGGTAATTGCGAGGCTGTAGCTTTTGACACATACTCTATCATCAGTAATTACTTTGATTCCATCGCTTGAAGTTTCTGGATTAAAATAAAAATCCCTGTAAGCATAAAACCATTCTTTGTAAATTTCATCAGTCGGCGATATTTCAAGTTTTTTTGAAATATCAATGTGCTTTTGTGATAAATCAAGATCAAAGTTTTGATTCATTACTCTAAATGCATTTGCCGTAACAGGTGAACCAATGACAATTAATCCTACAATATTCGGCTTCTTGTCGCTTGTAATATCTATTGCTTGTATTCCGCCAAAAGAGTGACCACAGAGGACAACATTCGGAATATCATTAATATATTCTTCAATTTCTTTAAGTAGATTTGAATAAGTTGGCTCTATGTTCAGTTTAGAAGTCGTTCCCATAGGGTCTAAAAAATGTAAATTAAATCTTTCGCTCAGCTCTAACAACGGTTTGAAGGATAGGGAACTAAGACCTGGCCCACCCGAGACAAATACCAAGTTGATACTTGAGTTACTATTCTTAATTATGTTCGCCTCCATTATATACCCACCTGATTTGATGACGGCCTACCTCTACTGATATGCGGAATTAACTCTTCAAGATCATATCTTTTTATCCATCTGTGAAGTGTTGAAATATGAACTCCTAATACTTTTGCTCCTTCGACTTTATTACCTTTTACTGTATTCAGAGCATCAATGATGTTTGATTTTATTTCTGCTTCTTTAAGTTTTTCATAGTGAAATTTTGGCTTTATCTCTTCGAGCATTTTAGGTGCAGATATATTCAGAGCCTTATATACTATGACATCATCAATTGTTCGCCTATCTGTAAATACAAGAGCACGCTCAATAATATTTCTAAGCTCCCTTACATTTCCCGGCCAGTGATACTCTTTAAGCGCACGGTATGCTGAAGGTACTACGTTGTAGTAATCGCCATTTGAAAGTTCATTTATAAACATCGTGGCATAATAATCGATATCCTCATGTCTATTCCTCAAGGCTGGAAGTTTAAATATGAATGTATTTAATCTTTGTTGTAGGTCGAGGCGAAACTCGCCCTCAGCTACAAGATTGTCTAGGTCGTGGTGAGTTGCCGCTATAAACCTGAGATTAACCTTTCTGGGGACAGTTGAACCAACAGGCATGACTTCCTTCTCTTGAATCGCTCTAAGAAGTTTAGATTGAATTTCTGGTGAGCAATCCCCAATTTCATCTAAGAAGAAAACGCCATTATGGGCCTGCTCAAGTAAACCTATTTTGTTAGATGTAGCGCCAGTAAAAGCACCTTTTGTATGCCCAAATAATTCTGATTCAGCAGTCTCTTTCGGAATACTCGCCATGTTGGCAGCGACAAGACGCTTTCCAAGGAAGTTAGAAATATATTTTGCCATATATTCTTTGCCTGTCCCAGACTCACCATTTATTAATATGGATGCATTACTATTACTCTGAAGAAGTTTATCAATGCTTCTGAAAATTTTCTTGATTTCTTTAGATTTCGTTTTGAATTGAAAGCCTTTAATTTTTTGTGCCTCCAATTCTTTTCTCTTTAAAATTCCTTTTCTGATAGCAATCCTAAGAGTTTCATCATGATCACCATCTTTTGTTACAAATTCAACCAAAGGTCTTTTCGTTGCTTCTACAACTCTTTTTGTATCTTTATCACCACTTAATACAATGAAAGGGATCTGATGGTGCTCTTTGGTCATGTGATCTATGAGAGATAATCCGTCCTGTTCGTGACCTTCAAAATTAAGATCAACGACTGCAATTTGTATATTATCTTCTTTGAGGCGATTTTTTGCTTCTGATACGCTTGATGCTGTACAGATTTCAAACTCATCAGAAAGAAGGATTTCACTGCTTTCTAAAATGCCTCTGTCATCATCGACTAGTAAAATTAGTTCTTTTTCCATGTTTACCCCTGTAGTCTTATATCAAAGCAAGCGCCACCTAAATGTGATTTTCTATATATGATTTTTCCACCATGAAGTCTCACAATGTGATTAGCACTTGATAATCCGATACCTAGACCGTTTTTCTTTTTTGATTTTCCTCTGCCCTGTAAAAAAAGTGAGACCATTTCTTCTTGGATACCATCACCATCATCTGATACAGAAATAGAAATTTCCTTTTCAAGTTTTTGGACAGCAACTTCAACAATGTTTTTGCTCGCTTCAATTGCATTAACAACTAGATTACTTATTGCTCTTCCAAGCATCATATTGTCATGAGCAACATTTGTTAAAATGGACTCATATCGCTCTACTATTTCAATGTTTTCGTAGTCGGCCATTGCCATTTGAGCTTGGCCAGCCGCTTTTTTAACAGATTCATTTATATTTAAATCGTTTGGATTGATTTCAACCTTGAGATTTCCTTTTGAAGCTTTGACCTGAAAAAGAATTTGCTCCGCGATCTCTGCGACCCTGTGCTTGGCAAAATCTTTTTTATCTTCAGATATGCCGTCCTTATTTATCACCTTGATCATTTGTTTTAAAGCAGCAACGGGAGTGTGCAAATCGTGAATAAGTTTTTTATATGCTTCAACAGCAAGCTCTCTACCTTTGGACTCAGCAAGATGATTATTACTTATTTTAAGCTGCGAATTTGTTGTCAGAATAGCATTATAAATATTTTCTAGTTCTTCAATTCTTAAGTATCCTTCAAGGTTTACTTCACCAAACTTCTTGAGGTCATATATGCTTTTCTCTAAGTCTTTTATTGGTTCAATTGACTTCTGTGCAGTGGATATGATTTTTGTAGCTAAAACATTTAACAAAATAAAACTAAGTAAAAATACAATAATTGCGACACCAAGAACCATTGAGAATAAATCGAGAGTAGGATTTAAAAGGTAAATTGTTCCCTTTGATGTTAACGGGCCTCCATCTCTTTTTATCTCCGTTTTAGAAACAATATATTGTGTTGATAATCCGCTTTCAATTCCCAAAACCTTAATCCCATCTAAATGATAGGGTTTACCGATTAGTGTATTATCAGAACTAGACGCAATGATCTCTTTGTTTTTTGTAATATTTAAAATGACATTTTTTTCTTCAGCAACTGAGGTGATAAATCTTTGTAGCTCTGGGCCATCTTGAGTTTCAACCAGCGTTGAAATATGTGGAGCAATGGCTCTAACGAATGATCTATCATTTTCAGAGTAAAAGACTAGTATGGCATAGGCAGCGAATAATGCAGTCAATATTGATAAAGATATTGGTAATGCTATTTTATACGGCAAAAGTTTTTTAGATAAATATTCCTTGAAGGTTAAAGTTTTATTTGTCACTTTTCACCTCCAAGTATGCATTGAACGTCAAAGCCAACCTTTCTATAATCGATATAAGCAACAGCTAATAAATTTGGCTGGAAATTCTTAACACATTTATGAATCCAGTAATGAGGTCTTGAATGAAACAAATTTGCTGATAGTGAAAGTTCATTAACTCTTTTGGCTAATTTTTCATAAACTTTATAACGCTTAATACGATCTTGAAGACTTCTTGCTTTAACAAGAAGACTATCAATTAGTGTGTCCTTAACGCCACTATAGTTATCGGGATTATTAGAAGCGAAATTATTTAATAGGAACTCTGTATCAGGATAATCAACAATCATTGAAACAAGAAAAGTCTGAAGAGTTTTATTTTCATATTTCTTCATCATTTCAGACCATTTCAAAATTTCAGTTTTTATATTCCAACCTTTATTTCTTAGATCATCTTCAAAAAACTTTGCAATTTCCTCACTTTTTTCAAGTCCAAAAGGAATGGTAATTTTAATTTGTGAATGTGGTGGGATGAAAATCTTCTCATTTAATTTTGTCTTTTCTTGAACGTGGCCCGGAAATCCTTGTGGTACATAGCCAAAAGCAGGAGCCGCACTTGGATAGAATTTATGTCTAAATTTTTCATTATCAATACTTGTTTTAAGTGCCTTTCTTACTTTTAGATCATTAAGTGGTGGAATCCTAGAATTAAACCCAATAATCCAAGTATCGGCCACAACTGTGCTAATATCTTGTCCGTGTTCAAAGACATCTTCCATACCACTAAGTGGCCAACTTGATAAATCATGAACCTTTCCTAATTTTGCTTCCTTCATTGCAGTATCTTGATCTACGGCCCTGAGTATTAGTGTTTTTAATTTAGGAGTCGCTCCATGATATTTTTCAAATCTCTCTAATATAATGTCATTTTCGCTTTGTGATATTAATTTGAAAGGCCCTGATCCGATTGGAGCCTTGAAAAACCCTTTCTCATTTACTTGATTAGCTGGAAGAATTTTTGCTGTTCCCCCTGCGAGGACATAAAGAATTGGTGGAAATGGACTTTTAAGTTCTATCTTAACGATATTACTACCAACGGTTTTTATACCCTGAAGTTCTTTTGATTTTGCTGAATGATATTCATCAGCACCTTTAATCATATCGTAATATTTAAAGACCTTGCTTTCAGGGGCAAGCATTCGACTTAAAGAGACAACGACGTCATTTGAGGTGATTTTCTCTCCATTATGAAATGTTGCTTTTGAGTTAATTTTGAAAGTAATAGTTTTCCCGTCTTCGCTGGTTTCCCAAGATTCAGCAATGCCGGCCTGAACTCCATAATTTTCTGTAAAGCGGAGCAATCCTTCGTAAACAAGTTCTGAAAAAATTAGTGATGCGCCATCATTCATCTGTGCCGGATCATAAGTCACAGGTTTAGAATACACTGCCTTGATGTAGGGAATTTCTACATGCTTGGTATTCGACTTATTTTGAAAGTGGTATGTTCCTCCAATCAAAATTAGTGCTGTGAATGTTGTTCCAAGAACAATCTTTTTCAACTAATCCCCCCTCGTGGATTTAAAAGTTCTGCACATTCCTAAGGCAAAGGTCGTGCCAAAGTCTGAAGACGTGACTCGGCAGGTTATACAAGCGTTATTTAGGTGGATAGACAATTAGCTCTGTAATAATTTCAGGCTTTTGATGCACATAAGGTCAAAACGATACTGTTTTGCTAAGTAGCCAGTCCCAAATTTGAGAAATAAATATCGCACGACTGCTATATTTAAAAATATCGCGTGCGATATTTTATGCGATATTTTTCTCACCAATTCTTTTGCGAAATTTTCTTAACTCTCTAAAATTTCTAGCTCAATTGGAAATGCCAAAGTTGGTATTGTGATTGCGTAGCTCATAAGTGGGAGAAGACTAAAGTATAGCTTATCACTCTTGTTTATATTGGTAATAGCTTGTCATAGCTTATTATAACTGGTTGAATATATGTATTAAATTATTGCATTTATTAAGGGGTTAAAGGTGACTGAACCTGAACGATGGTACTCCGTCGAGGAAATCGCATTACATTTAGGAGTTTCTAAAGAAACGATCTATCGCTGGGTAGAAAAGGAAAAGATTCCTGCTCATAAGGTTGGTCGACAATGGAAATTTAAGGTCAGTGAAGTTGATGAGTGGGTTACTTCTGGTGGAGCAAAGGAAAAGGGGAAAATATGAGTGAGAAAATAACTTTAGGTCAATTAGAACAATTCTTATGGGGTGCCGCTGATATTCTTCGTGGAAGTATGGATGCTTCTGAATATAAAGATTATGTTTTTGGATTTTTGTTTTTAAAAAGACTGTCGGATCAATTTGATGAAGAACGTGAATCAATAGCTGCTTCGTGGAAGAAAAAGGGTAAAACTCAAGGGCAAATTGATAAACTTCTTGAAGAAGAAGATGAATATGACTCTTTTTTTATTCCACCACGGGCGCGTTGGGAAAATATTAAGGATTTGAAAAAAGATATTGGTTCGGAATTAAACAAAGCATCTGAAGCAATAGAAGAATACAATGAAGCAATTGAAGGGGTTCTTCAGGCCATTGACTTTAATAATAAAAACAAACTTTCAGATAAAAAACTTCGTGATTTACTATCTCATTTTTCAAAGCATCGACTCAGGAATATTGATTTTGAAAGTTCCGATCTACTAGGGTCAGCTTACGAGTATTTGATAAAACAGTTTGCTGACTCAGCGGGGAAAAAGGGTGGAGAATTTTATACACCATCAGAAGTCGTACGTTTAATTGTAGAATTAATTAAACCAAAAGCTGGAATGAAGATATACGATCCAACTTGCGGCTCAGGAGGAATGCTTCTTCAAGCTCGGCATTATTTAGAAGAGCATGGGGAAGACCCTGAAAATATGGTACTTGCTGGACAGGAACTAAATTTATCAACATGGGCCATTTGTAAAATGAATATGTTTTTACATGGTGTTTATAGTGCAGATATTAGAAAAGGAGATACCCTATCTACGCCACAACATACAGAAAATGGAGAGCTTAAAACATATGATCGTGTTGTCGCCAATCCACCTTTCTCTTGGGCATGGGACCCAAACTCTGTTGAAGATGATACTTATGGGCGATTTCCATTTGGGATACCAAGTAAGTCTGCGGCTGACTTGGCGTTTGTTCAACATATGCTAGCCTCTTTGAATGGCGAAGGGATGATGGGGGTGGTAATGCCTCATGGAGTATTGTTTAGAGGTTCAAAAGAAAGAGACATTCGAAAAGGTATCATTGAAGCTGAACGATTGGAAGCGGTTATCGGACTACCTTCAGGGCTTTTTTATGGAACAGGGATTCCTGC
The window above is part of the Halobacteriovorax sp. HLS genome. Proteins encoded here:
- a CDS encoding TrbC/VirB2 family protein, which encodes MINKSNLLSLGLMVGLITLLAFYPDSAFAQVIGGGFESKMQGLTTKLITVILPLVSVLGLVYAVILALTGDGAAKGRIIMVIVCSIVGFMAPHIIGWFQSAAGQ
- a CDS encoding toll/interleukin-1 receptor domain-containing protein; translated protein: MSKTQKRFFVSHSSLDEKIVSLFVDDILVKGLRINDDEIYCSSMQGLGNLSGDNFVTEIKNALKPAEISFLMISENYKCSEICLNEMGASWLADCHVIPILIEPVSFQSVGPLNVQNHCEKILDDNSIYNIRKTIKEKSTINPTGDGRWKSIVEKYIETAKKIKIKQPDINTVPFEKFNSLTNEKESLQDEINEMVDEIDKKDKYINELESKKDKIDVQEAKKATGVATYQQLLDEKVKDVKHNLGVFSNLVKRMLLRNFYDHPHPKLQFGEEDEINDAISRKYLTEDWESGSKKDNRELEESLASLGKLEEDEKFCDWYEKEYDDAFDPSDQDFWDGYFF
- a CDS encoding isoprenylcysteine carboxylmethyltransferase family protein; translated protein: MQTTEAIKPDYKKYIGSLIMFGFASISITRWTQSGELFFLVLSFRDLIASYFLAKRESAEIKSTKMMSMIAYISSGLPLIYLSAPYGLELRIYRLGADLLTIIGFLIVTWATIDLGTKLGVSPAKRGEKQTQGMYRFFNHPMYLGYGIAQLGWLLVNKFNINIYLISILLFILRAKDENRILDQSSPHHK
- a CDS encoding alpha/beta fold hydrolase gives rise to the protein MEANIIKNSNSSINLVFVSGGPGLSSLSFKPLLELSERFNLHFLDPMGTTSKLNIEPTYSNLLKEIEEYINDIPNVVLCGHSFGGIQAIDITSDKKPNIVGLIVIGSPVTANAFRVMNQNFDLDLSQKHIDISKKLEISPTDEIYKEWFYAYRDFYFNPETSSDGIKVITDDRVCVKSYSLAITESSTKEHCLESLKALNIPKLFITGELDQVLPPHSAKHEAETGGFDLEIIKSAGHFAHYECPNETIQTIINFLSKEGVTK
- a CDS encoding sigma-54 dependent transcriptional regulator; translated protein: MEKELILLVDDDRGILESSEILLSDEFEICTASSVSEAKNRLKEDNIQIAVVDLNFEGHEQDGLSLIDHMTKEHHQIPFIVLSGDKDTKRVVEATKRPLVEFVTKDGDHDETLRIAIRKGILKRKELEAQKIKGFQFKTKSKEIKKIFRSIDKLLQSNSNASILINGESGTGKEYMAKYISNFLGKRLVAANMASIPKETAESELFGHTKGAFTGATSNKIGLLEQAHNGVFFLDEIGDCSPEIQSKLLRAIQEKEVMPVGSTVPRKVNLRFIAATHHDLDNLVAEGEFRLDLQQRLNTFIFKLPALRNRHEDIDYYATMFINELSNGDYYNVVPSAYRALKEYHWPGNVRELRNIIERALVFTDRRTIDDVIVYKALNISAPKMLEEIKPKFHYEKLKEAEIKSNIIDALNTVKGNKVEGAKVLGVHISTLHRWIKRYDLEELIPHISRGRPSSNQVGI
- a CDS encoding HAMP domain-containing sensor histidine kinase, coding for MTNKTLTFKEYLSKKLLPYKIALPISLSILTALFAAYAILVFYSENDRSFVRAIAPHISTLVETQDGPELQRFITSVAEEKNVILNITKNKEIIASSSDNTLIGKPYHLDGIKVLGIESGLSTQYIVSKTEIKRDGGPLTSKGTIYLLNPTLDLFSMVLGVAIIVFLLSFILLNVLATKIISTAQKSIEPIKDLEKSIYDLKKFGEVNLEGYLRIEELENIYNAILTTNSQLKISNNHLAESKGRELAVEAYKKLIHDLHTPVAALKQMIKVINKDGISEDKKDFAKHRVAEIAEQILFQVKASKGNLKVEINPNDLNINESVKKAAGQAQMAMADYENIEIVERYESILTNVAHDNMMLGRAISNLVVNAIEASKNIVEVAVQKLEKEISISVSDDGDGIQEEMVSLFLQGRGKSKKKNGLGIGLSSANHIVRLHGGKIIYRKSHLGGACFDIRLQG
- a CDS encoding ABC transporter substrate-binding protein, with the translated sequence MKKIVLGTTFTALILIGGTYHFQNKSNTKHVEIPYIKAVYSKPVTYDPAQMNDGASLIFSELVYEGLLRFTENYGVQAGIAESWETSEDGKTITFKINSKATFHNGEKITSNDVVVSLSRMLAPESKVFKYYDMIKGADEYHSAKSKELQGIKTVGSNIVKIELKSPFPPILYVLAGGTAKILPANQVNEKGFFKAPIGSGPFKLISQSENDIILERFEKYHGATPKLKTLILRAVDQDTAMKEAKLGKVHDLSSWPLSGMEDVFEHGQDISTVVADTWIIGFNSRIPPLNDLKVRKALKTSIDNEKFRHKFYPSAAPAFGYVPQGFPGHVQEKTKLNEKIFIPPHSQIKITIPFGLEKSEEIAKFFEDDLRNKGWNIKTEILKWSEMMKKYENKTLQTFLVSMIVDYPDTEFLLNNFASNNPDNYSGVKDTLIDSLLVKARSLQDRIKRYKVYEKLAKRVNELSLSANLFHSRPHYWIHKCVKNFQPNLLAVAYIDYRKVGFDVQCILGGEK
- a CDS encoding helix-turn-helix domain-containing protein; translation: MTEPERWYSVEEIALHLGVSKETIYRWVEKEKIPAHKVGRQWKFKVSEVDEWVTSGGAKEKGKI
- a CDS encoding type I restriction-modification system subunit M, which translates into the protein MSEKITLGQLEQFLWGAADILRGSMDASEYKDYVFGFLFLKRLSDQFDEERESIAASWKKKGKTQGQIDKLLEEEDEYDSFFIPPRARWENIKDLKKDIGSELNKASEAIEEYNEAIEGVLQAIDFNNKNKLSDKKLRDLLSHFSKHRLRNIDFESSDLLGSAYEYLIKQFADSAGKKGGEFYTPSEVVRLIVELIKPKAGMKIYDPTCGSGGMLLQARHYLEEHGEDPENMVLAGQELNLSTWAICKMNMFLHGVYSADIRKGDTLSTPQHTENGELKTYDRVVANPPFSWAWDPNSVEDDTYGRFPFGIPSKSAADLAFVQHMLASLNGEGMMGVVMPHGVLFRGSKERDIRKGIIEAERLEAVIGLPSGLFYGTGIPASILILNKKKPEDRIGKVLFINAELDYELGKNQNKLRDQDISKIVKAFTDFKTYSLYNHDEKHFSRVVTVKEIEGNDFNLNIRRYADTSAPPEIFDVKAILSGGIPKYEVEDGYIQDILNGFDIITVFDERDTDYYIFKREIDSKEKIREVTGDIDQNIIFQLERWWDKYSFSLREIESQCIEVEKEMNLFLKELSYE